From the genome of Edaphobacter dinghuensis, one region includes:
- a CDS encoding sulfatase family protein, with protein MERREFLKLSAMTAATAALPEVLEAEETTVDRPNVIFIVADQRHYGLSKATGYPLDTSPTLDSMQKAGIGFERNYCTTPLCVPSRVSMLTGRWPEATHVRMNLQAKDAYFEKDLYQVAKSQGYRTALTGKNHTYLKKDSLDVWREYTHEGSRDDEDAPGDAKKFDVWLKGLHFNVAEEPSPYPLSTQIPYRIVSDAIAFIDETSSQPFILQVGFPEPHDPEQVPAPYWNMFPPESVPGRCAGPDALSKMGQRAQWEYRLQQDNFPDTERLWRRYKSNYLGALRMIDDQIKRLKDHLEAKGLMKRTLVVFTSDHGDYLMNYGLGRKGVGLYEDLTHTPQIWCGYGVRPRTSALEAFTSMADLMPTLCEVMGAEIPHGVQGRSLWPILRGEDFPKEEFRSIYAGVGLGGLYYEDSDKVPTSISHDPTRTGSWDELNKVTQSGNQKMVRMGDWKLVYDMMGYGQLYHLRTDPCELKNLFDKPEHATEQANLMAELAMWMIRVQDSLPTGPQNVKYQTKWSTQHNWYAPYQHGGAPPNPYIP; from the coding sequence ATGGAACGGCGCGAATTTCTAAAACTCAGCGCGATGACCGCAGCAACTGCCGCGCTGCCGGAGGTACTGGAAGCGGAAGAGACAACAGTCGACAGGCCGAATGTCATCTTTATCGTGGCTGACCAACGCCACTATGGTCTGAGTAAAGCAACGGGGTATCCATTGGATACCAGTCCCACACTCGACAGCATGCAGAAAGCCGGCATAGGCTTTGAGCGGAACTACTGCACTACACCGCTCTGCGTTCCCAGCCGCGTATCTATGCTTACGGGTCGCTGGCCGGAAGCAACTCATGTCCGCATGAACCTCCAAGCGAAGGATGCTTACTTCGAGAAGGATCTTTACCAGGTAGCGAAGAGTCAAGGCTATCGCACTGCATTGACAGGGAAAAATCATACCTATCTCAAGAAGGATAGTCTTGATGTGTGGCGCGAATATACGCACGAAGGCAGCCGCGACGATGAAGACGCTCCTGGAGATGCGAAAAAATTTGACGTCTGGCTCAAGGGATTGCACTTCAATGTCGCCGAAGAGCCTTCCCCATATCCATTGAGCACTCAGATCCCTTATCGCATCGTCTCGGATGCAATTGCATTTATAGACGAAACAAGCAGCCAGCCATTTATCTTGCAGGTTGGCTTCCCTGAGCCACACGATCCTGAGCAAGTGCCTGCGCCGTACTGGAATATGTTTCCGCCGGAGTCTGTACCCGGCCGTTGCGCCGGGCCAGACGCTCTTTCGAAGATGGGGCAGCGCGCGCAGTGGGAGTACCGCCTGCAACAAGACAATTTTCCCGATACAGAGAGGTTATGGAGACGTTACAAGTCGAATTACCTCGGTGCTCTGCGCATGATCGACGACCAGATCAAGCGGCTCAAAGATCATCTTGAAGCGAAAGGTCTCATGAAGCGCACCCTTGTTGTCTTCACCTCCGATCACGGGGACTACCTGATGAATTATGGCCTGGGACGAAAAGGAGTTGGTCTCTATGAAGATCTTACGCACACGCCTCAGATATGGTGTGGATACGGAGTCAGGCCCCGAACTTCAGCACTGGAGGCATTTACTTCCATGGCTGATCTGATGCCGACGTTATGTGAGGTAATGGGCGCAGAGATTCCACACGGTGTGCAGGGACGGAGCCTGTGGCCTATTCTTCGCGGAGAAGACTTCCCAAAAGAGGAGTTCCGTAGCATTTATGCGGGTGTCGGATTAGGCGGTCTGTACTACGAAGATTCCGACAAAGTACCTACCTCGATCTCTCACGATCCTACGCGCACCGGTTCCTGGGACGAACTGAATAAGGTTACACAGAGCGGCAACCAAAAGATGGTTCGCATGGGAGACTGGAAGCTCGTCTACGACATGATGGGCTATGGTCAGCTCTACCATCTACGCACCGATCCATGTGAATTGAAGAATCTCTTCGACAAACCCGAACATGCCACGGAACAGGCAAATTTGATGGCGGAGCTTGCAATGTGGATGATACGGGTACAGGACAGCTTGCCCACAGGTCCACAGAATGTGAAATATCAAACCAAATGGTCAACGCAACACAACTGGTACGCGCCCTATCAACATGGCGGAGCGCCACCAAACCCGTACATCCCGTAA
- a CDS encoding sugar ABC transporter substrate-binding protein: MSACRRAPMHNRIVVIPRFSSDARWLSEHVGIGEATARAKLNVYWNGPSDEANLQEQTELAERAIQGNAYGIIIEPSTSFTMNRAIREALAHSIPVVVLGEPIDITPSPRLSFVLSDISEAGRLIASRLDAILHGHGEIAIFGLAPQTPGNVERSDAIEAALQQNAPEIHVVEKMVGSFSIGSSELVAERVIQEHPELKAIVALTPREGYSAAAAVHALHVEDRVRIIACDQTLEVLMLLRQGAIDAILIQNMRGMGSAAVDNIIAEHHHRPVSSPVYFKPSLITRQNIGDERIQQLLLMHRSQP, from the coding sequence ATGAGCGCATGTCGCCGTGCGCCCATGCACAATCGCATCGTTGTGATCCCTCGATTCTCTTCCGATGCGCGCTGGCTCTCCGAGCACGTAGGCATAGGCGAAGCAACCGCGCGCGCAAAGCTCAATGTCTATTGGAACGGTCCTTCCGATGAGGCCAACTTACAGGAGCAGACCGAACTGGCGGAGCGTGCCATTCAGGGAAACGCGTACGGCATCATCATAGAGCCAAGCACTTCTTTCACGATGAACCGTGCCATTCGTGAGGCTCTTGCGCATAGTATTCCGGTCGTTGTGCTTGGCGAACCCATTGATATCACGCCTTCGCCACGCCTGTCGTTCGTATTGAGCGATATCTCAGAGGCCGGCAGGCTCATTGCCAGTCGTCTCGATGCAATCCTTCACGGACATGGCGAGATCGCTATCTTCGGCCTCGCCCCGCAGACTCCGGGTAATGTCGAGCGCTCCGATGCTATTGAAGCAGCGCTCCAACAAAACGCTCCAGAAATCCATGTCGTTGAAAAGATGGTTGGGTCGTTCAGCATAGGCTCTTCCGAACTTGTCGCGGAGCGCGTCATTCAGGAACATCCGGAGCTAAAAGCGATTGTTGCACTTACGCCACGTGAAGGCTATAGTGCTGCTGCCGCCGTGCATGCTCTGCATGTTGAAGATCGGGTGCGTATTATTGCCTGCGATCAGACTCTTGAGGTTCTGATGCTGCTGCGCCAAGGAGCGATCGATGCGATTCTGATTCAGAACATGCGCGGCATGGGCTCGGCCGCGGTGGACAATATCATTGCCGAACATCATCATCGGCCCGTTAGCTCTCCTGTCTACTTCAAGCCCTCGCTTATTACGCGCCAAAACATCGGTGACGAGCGCATCCAGCAGCTTCTGCTCATGCACAGGAGTCAGCCATGA
- a CDS encoding ATP-binding protein: MSPRTRIIAVILAFSTLTVAFLPLRAFLQRQRLPYRDDFAHNRAERWNAFGGVWSLKDGMIINRSDELGAKVLTGSRSWTNYQMTADVEMLGHGGDVGILLRARDAEDGINSYRGYYTAIRSRDNALVTGIGNYDWLENRPVSIAGGVHSGVWYRIHAVVVDCDLATKVTNLQTGQMSWAAMHATGCSPSGQIGLRSLSTGGAWKNIHVEPASVVDLQAISQHADVIGYPEFPLREDDYARMRLAYAHGADLVPLDSADAAYMESAVHQEAPLRSIKSLDISRSGGSFVRLRGVVTLTDPLYVQDATGGIAVNMLSSELLNLGDEVEIYGRAITTGAALIFQTSGVRLLWDRTPFVPASITFTQAASGTFEGSLIESHGRLLSKAISPDGMITLQLEDRAQRFNVIVAQGLSSSVFRSWKTGSELRVRGVCSVQSASKAEEVPFSIFPRSVADIEVIAGPPWNSGWRLFYLIAIVILFVVGLVYIYLKAERWRMRAILQERERLALEMHDTLTQSFAGVGFHLQSMRKGLRELGLVPAPLMHKLDTACEMTSHTHREASARISTLHSVAQKESDLLTLLQRSTLSMLNGSQLPIKLHRIGEPRHMSTAVYDALFLIGREAAANVLHHSGATEMTVTLHYRNKEVSLTIADNGSGIHENDTKSGLGLKSMVTRGASIGAVIDIRSVPGESTVVTITAPYGRRFSLFDWVRFQWERI, translated from the coding sequence ATGAGCCCACGCACACGTATTATCGCCGTTATCCTTGCGTTCAGTACATTAACCGTTGCCTTTCTGCCGTTGCGAGCTTTTCTGCAAAGGCAGCGCCTTCCGTACAGAGACGATTTCGCACACAACAGAGCGGAGCGATGGAATGCCTTTGGCGGTGTCTGGAGTTTAAAGGATGGCATGATTATTAACCGCTCCGATGAGCTTGGGGCCAAGGTGCTCACGGGCAGTCGCAGTTGGACGAACTATCAGATGACCGCCGATGTGGAGATGCTCGGACATGGCGGCGATGTCGGCATCCTGTTGCGTGCGCGCGATGCCGAGGACGGTATCAACTCTTATCGCGGCTACTACACTGCCATCCGATCGCGGGATAATGCGCTCGTCACCGGCATCGGCAATTATGACTGGTTGGAGAACCGTCCCGTCTCCATTGCAGGCGGCGTACACTCCGGGGTCTGGTACCGCATTCATGCAGTCGTCGTCGACTGCGATCTGGCTACAAAAGTTACCAATCTGCAAACCGGGCAGATGTCGTGGGCTGCCATGCATGCAACCGGCTGCTCACCTTCCGGTCAGATCGGATTGCGTTCGCTCAGTACGGGCGGAGCGTGGAAGAACATTCATGTCGAGCCTGCCTCGGTTGTTGACCTACAGGCCATTTCGCAACATGCGGATGTCATTGGGTATCCAGAGTTCCCCCTGCGTGAAGACGACTACGCCCGTATGCGATTGGCCTACGCCCACGGTGCAGACCTGGTTCCACTCGACAGCGCTGATGCCGCTTATATGGAGAGTGCCGTTCACCAAGAGGCTCCGCTGCGCAGCATCAAATCGCTCGATATTAGCCGTTCTGGCGGCTCATTTGTGCGCCTGCGTGGCGTAGTTACTCTCACCGATCCGTTATATGTGCAGGATGCAACCGGCGGTATCGCCGTTAACATGCTCAGTTCCGAGCTTCTCAACCTGGGCGACGAGGTCGAGATCTACGGTCGCGCCATCACTACCGGCGCGGCACTGATCTTTCAGACGTCGGGAGTACGGCTCCTTTGGGACCGTACACCCTTCGTGCCTGCTTCAATTACCTTCACACAAGCTGCCAGTGGTACCTTTGAGGGCTCTCTTATTGAAAGTCATGGCAGACTGCTCTCCAAGGCCATCTCGCCGGACGGCATGATCACTCTGCAGTTGGAGGACAGAGCACAACGTTTCAATGTCATCGTCGCGCAAGGCCTCTCGAGCAGCGTCTTCAGAAGCTGGAAGACGGGCAGTGAGTTGCGCGTGCGAGGTGTCTGCTCCGTGCAGTCCGCATCCAAGGCAGAAGAGGTTCCCTTCAGCATCTTTCCGCGCAGCGTTGCTGACATAGAGGTCATTGCTGGACCTCCGTGGAACAGCGGTTGGCGTCTCTTCTATCTCATCGCAATTGTCATCTTATTTGTCGTTGGCCTCGTCTATATCTACCTCAAGGCTGAACGTTGGAGGATGCGTGCCATTCTGCAGGAGCGCGAACGTCTCGCTCTAGAGATGCACGATACGCTCACACAGAGTTTTGCCGGTGTCGGTTTTCACTTACAGAGCATGCGTAAGGGACTGCGTGAGCTTGGTCTTGTGCCTGCGCCGCTTATGCACAAGCTCGACACTGCCTGTGAGATGACATCCCATACTCACCGCGAAGCCAGTGCGCGTATCTCGACCCTGCATTCCGTAGCGCAAAAAGAAAGCGATCTGCTCACACTTCTGCAACGCTCGACGTTGTCTATGCTCAATGGAAGTCAGCTTCCCATTAAGCTCCACCGCATCGGCGAGCCACGGCATATGTCTACAGCCGTCTATGATGCGCTCTTCCTTATTGGCCGGGAGGCCGCTGCCAACGTATTGCACCACAGTGGCGCCACCGAGATGACGGTTACTTTACACTACCGCAACAAGGAGGTGAGCCTCACCATTGCTGACAACGGCTCCGGCATCCATGAGAATGACACAAAGAGTGGGCTAGGACTGAAAAGCATGGTAACTCGCGGAGCTAGTATTGGTGCAGTCATCGATATCCGGAGCGTGCCGGGAGAGAGTACCGTCGTCACCATCACCGCTCCATACGGTAGGCGATTTTCTCTCTTCGATTGGGTTCGCTTCCAATGGGAGCGCATTTAG
- a CDS encoding response regulator has protein sequence MKRIRLFVVDDHPVVRKGVESIFDCEADIEVVGTAASAQEALERIPDLHIDVLLTDLRMEGMSGDELIAQLHQTCPDVRGAVLTNFHSDEDVFRAMRAGVKAYLLKSSPMEEVIAVVRRVYEGERWIPPHIAQQLADRVARDQLSNREVEILQLIANGMKNREIANTLCISQHTVRNHVNNVLEKLNSRDRTEAVTIALRQGLVRLRED, from the coding sequence ATGAAAAGAATTCGACTCTTTGTGGTGGACGATCATCCCGTAGTGCGCAAAGGAGTCGAGAGTATTTTTGATTGCGAAGCAGACATCGAAGTAGTCGGCACGGCGGCATCCGCGCAGGAGGCGCTGGAGCGTATTCCTGACTTGCATATAGACGTGTTGTTGACCGACCTGCGCATGGAAGGGATGAGTGGCGACGAATTGATTGCGCAGCTACACCAGACCTGCCCGGATGTCCGGGGTGCTGTGCTCACAAACTTTCACTCTGATGAGGATGTCTTCCGCGCAATGCGCGCCGGCGTGAAGGCGTACCTTTTGAAGAGCTCGCCGATGGAGGAAGTTATTGCAGTAGTTCGACGAGTCTATGAGGGTGAGCGATGGATTCCGCCTCACATTGCACAGCAACTGGCTGATCGCGTGGCGCGCGATCAGCTGAGTAATCGCGAGGTAGAGATCCTACAGCTTATTGCGAATGGAATGAAGAACCGCGAAATCGCAAATACGCTCTGTATCAGCCAGCACACAGTGCGTAATCATGTAAATAATGTGCTGGAAAAGTTGAATTCACGCGACCGCACCGAAGCAGTGACGATCGCACTGCGTCAAGGACTGGTGCGGTTGCGCGAAGACTAA
- a CDS encoding OmpA family protein, giving the protein MSEQQVEIGSEKDFIELRKLLLGDLIKQLEELRRRLDDPNLRSEEVSKVLAQALSLSIKHDRRVQNALQPIVEQSLRISVEKDPELLAGTLFPIIGQAVRKSVTHSIQHLLDSLNSIFSDGFSLKRWRWRIEALRSGKTFGEIALARSLAYCVEHVYLIHRKTGLLLAESNKNSDILQDADLIVGMLTALQDFVRDSFATNKQDDLEVLHIGEFKVWLLHGPLAILAVVVRGQLPRELELRFAEKIEHIHQNFQGHLIAFEASGQPIFEIAAGLNDCLLSSTATPASSSYTKFKIAAGILFAAIFIGFFVYARQEVRWQNYLSALRQEPGIAVIEERHNWTSFSLIGLRDPMASDPQMLLAKFHLSQERVSERWEEYLSLDPHLADVRRLDTEKNDLNKMVIRFELNSTIIPLDQLPLVDTVSDQIRELSLSASSQNKKIRVKVLGHADPTGTESHNAELSQQRAETMVRLLAARGVDAKILLPVGLGDKMPERNGADLYEQNLDRRVTFVVIPDGSE; this is encoded by the coding sequence TTGAGCGAGCAACAAGTCGAAATAGGCTCTGAAAAAGACTTCATTGAGTTGCGTAAGCTCCTACTAGGCGATCTGATTAAACAGTTGGAGGAGCTTCGCAGGCGACTCGATGATCCCAACTTGCGTTCAGAGGAGGTAAGCAAGGTTCTTGCTCAAGCACTCTCACTCTCGATTAAGCATGATCGGAGAGTTCAGAACGCACTACAGCCTATTGTCGAACAATCTCTGCGTATTTCAGTAGAAAAAGATCCAGAACTACTAGCCGGTACCTTATTTCCAATTATTGGGCAGGCCGTTCGCAAATCGGTTACCCATTCTATCCAGCATTTGCTCGATTCGCTGAATTCTATTTTTTCTGATGGGTTTTCGCTCAAGCGCTGGCGCTGGCGTATTGAAGCCTTGCGTTCTGGTAAGACCTTTGGAGAAATAGCACTCGCACGCAGTCTTGCATATTGTGTGGAGCACGTTTATCTTATCCATCGAAAGACAGGGCTTTTATTGGCAGAGTCCAATAAGAACTCCGATATTTTACAAGATGCAGATCTAATTGTTGGAATGCTGACTGCCCTACAAGATTTTGTGAGAGATTCGTTTGCTACAAATAAGCAAGATGATCTCGAAGTGTTGCACATTGGAGAGTTCAAGGTCTGGCTTCTGCACGGACCATTGGCAATTCTTGCGGTGGTCGTAAGAGGTCAACTACCACGAGAGCTGGAATTACGATTTGCCGAAAAAATCGAGCACATACATCAAAATTTTCAAGGACACCTTATAGCCTTCGAGGCAAGTGGGCAGCCAATTTTCGAAATTGCTGCCGGTCTGAATGATTGCCTGCTTAGTAGTACAGCCACCCCGGCGAGCTCTTCATACACAAAGTTCAAAATTGCTGCAGGTATTCTTTTTGCTGCAATCTTTATTGGGTTCTTTGTTTATGCTCGCCAAGAGGTGCGATGGCAAAATTATCTCAGCGCTCTTCGTCAGGAACCGGGAATCGCTGTGATTGAAGAGCGTCATAACTGGACGAGTTTTTCCCTCATCGGCTTACGCGATCCAATGGCTTCCGATCCCCAAATGCTGTTGGCAAAATTTCATCTTTCCCAGGAAAGAGTGTCAGAGCGCTGGGAAGAATATCTCTCGCTTGATCCACATTTAGCCGACGTTCGAAGACTCGATACGGAAAAGAATGACTTGAACAAGATGGTCATACGTTTTGAACTAAACTCAACCATAATTCCTTTAGATCAACTTCCTTTAGTAGATACTGTAAGCGATCAGATTCGAGAGTTGAGCCTTAGTGCTTCGTCACAAAACAAAAAAATACGAGTGAAGGTACTTGGGCATGCAGATCCTACAGGTACGGAAAGCCACAATGCAGAACTCAGTCAGCAGCGTGCTGAAACAATGGTGAGATTATTAGCTGCTCGTGGCGTCGACGCTAAGATCCTTTTGCCAGTAGGCTTGGGCGATAAGATGCCAGAAAGAAATGGCGCTGATCTATATGAACAAAACCTGGATAGACGAGTTACGTTTGTAGTAATTCCGGACGGAAGCGAATGA